The Bacillota bacterium genome includes a window with the following:
- a CDS encoding ABC transporter permease translates to MKNRYLVVILVVLSIISLFIGVTQLSLKDLLLGQDLKTQILLLSRIPRLVTVVIAGMSMAISGLILQQISRNRFVAPTTAATVDSAKLGVLVSLILWPAASSLGKMLVAFAFALAGTFLFMGILKRIKLKNTVFIPLLGIMLGNIIDAVTTFIAYRFDLVQNVSSWLMGNVAMISKGRYELLYLSIPLVVVAYLYANKFTIAGMGEEFANNLGMNYQQVVTIGVSIVALLSALVIITVGRIPFLGLVVPNIVSIYQGDHLRNSIGTTALFGAIFLLVCDIVGRVLIAPYEIPIGLTVGVVGSLIFLWLLVRRRRHG, encoded by the coding sequence ATGAAAAATCGTTACTTAGTTGTAATTCTAGTAGTTCTATCGATAATTTCCTTATTTATCGGTGTGACCCAACTCAGCCTGAAGGACCTGCTGTTGGGTCAGGACCTGAAAACCCAGATTCTCTTGCTCAGCCGCATCCCCCGCCTGGTGACGGTGGTTATTGCCGGGATGAGCATGGCCATCAGTGGTTTGATCCTGCAGCAGATTAGTCGCAATCGCTTTGTTGCCCCTACCACCGCAGCCACGGTGGACTCGGCAAAACTCGGGGTGTTGGTTTCCCTGATCCTCTGGCCCGCGGCCAGCTCCCTGGGCAAAATGCTTGTGGCCTTTGCCTTCGCCCTGGCCGGCACTTTCTTGTTTATGGGGATTTTGAAGCGAATCAAACTGAAAAATACCGTCTTTATTCCCCTATTAGGAATCATGCTGGGAAACATCATCGATGCTGTTACTACCTTTATTGCATACCGCTTTGATTTGGTCCAAAACGTGTCTTCCTGGTTGATGGGAAACGTTGCGATGATCAGCAAAGGCCGTTATGAGCTGTTGTATCTCAGCATCCCTCTGGTGGTAGTTGCTTATCTGTATGCCAACAAGTTCACCATTGCCGGGATGGGGGAGGAGTTTGCCAATAACCTGGGGATGAACTACCAGCAGGTGGTTACCATCGGAGTGAGCATTGTAGCCCTGTTGTCCGCGTTGGTGATCATTACCGTGGGTAGAATTCCCTTCCTGGGCTTGGTGGTACCTAATATCGTCTCGATTTATCAGGGGGATCACCTGCGCAACAGTATCGGCACCACGGCACTCTTTGGGGCAATCTTTCTCCTGGTCTGCGATATTGTCGGGCGGGTGTTGATCGCTCCCTATGAGATCCCTATCGGGTTGACCGTGGGAGTAGTGGGCAGCTTGATCTTCCTCTGGCTGTTGGTAAGGAGGCGCCGCCATGGGTAA
- a CDS encoding ABC transporter ATP-binding protein encodes MIEIRDVVKSYGNVTVVDHVSLKIPRGKITSFIGPNGAGKSTLLSIVSRLIKPDSGEVYIDGKEIRQWKSTELAKRISILRQSNHLNLRLTVRELVSFGRFPYCQGNLVAEDWEYVDKAIDYMQLGNMQDKYLHELSGGQRQRAYIAMVIAQDTDYILLDEPLNNLDMKHSVEIMKTLRSLVDELGKTVVIVIHDINFASCHSDYIVAMNSGAIVNEGPPEEIIDQAVLGPIYDLDFRIELVNDNRICVYY; translated from the coding sequence ATGATTGAAATCCGGGATGTTGTCAAGAGCTACGGAAATGTCACGGTGGTAGATCATGTGTCGCTAAAAATTCCCCGAGGGAAGATCACCTCCTTTATCGGGCCCAACGGGGCGGGAAAGAGCACTTTGCTGTCCATTGTTAGTCGTCTGATCAAACCCGACAGCGGGGAAGTGTATATCGATGGGAAAGAGATTCGCCAGTGGAAGAGTACTGAGCTGGCAAAAAGGATCTCCATCCTCAGACAATCCAATCACCTCAACCTGCGTCTGACGGTGAGGGAACTGGTTAGCTTTGGCCGCTTTCCTTATTGCCAAGGCAATCTAGTAGCGGAGGATTGGGAGTACGTCGACAAAGCCATTGACTATATGCAGCTGGGCAACATGCAGGATAAGTATCTTCATGAACTCAGCGGCGGGCAAAGGCAGCGGGCCTATATCGCGATGGTGATTGCCCAGGACACCGATTACATCTTGCTTGATGAACCGCTGAACAACCTTGACATGAAGCACTCCGTGGAAATTATGAAGACCTTGCGGTCCTTGGTCGATGAGCTGGGCAAAACTGTGGTGATTGTGATCCATGACATCAATTTTGCTTCCTGTCATTCCGACTACATCGTGGCGATGAACAGCGGCGCCATTGTCAACGAGGGTCCACCGGAGGAGATCATCGACCAGGCAGTGTTGGGCCCGATCTATGACTTGGATTTCCGGATTGAGTTGGTTAACGACAACCGGATCTGTGTGTATTACTAA
- a CDS encoding ABC transporter permease — MKRLLRNKSAVTGLILIGILVIVALFADYIAPLDPYEMDIWENYESPQGFGGKYILGTDDMGRDVLSRIIFGSRVSLMVAGIATGLSLVLGVVLGALAGYVGGMVDALIMRLMDLILAFPSTLLAIAIVATLGPGVVNALLAIAIVRIPQMSRVTRGMVLSLKEEEFVQAARALGFTHVRILFRHILINGFAPILVIATLSMGTAITVEASLSFLGLGAQPPIISWGRMLALGRESIRTAPHMTLYPGLAIALTVLGFNLLGDGLRDVFDPQLRGR; from the coding sequence TTGAAACGTCTTTTGCGAAATAAGAGTGCAGTGACCGGACTCATACTAATAGGAATCTTAGTTATAGTTGCCCTTTTCGCCGATTATATCGCGCCTTTAGATCCCTATGAAATGGATATCTGGGAAAACTACGAGTCTCCCCAAGGATTTGGTGGTAAGTACATTCTGGGTACCGATGATATGGGACGGGACGTCCTCAGTCGAATCATTTTCGGTTCCCGGGTGTCTTTGATGGTGGCCGGAATTGCCACTGGGCTCTCTTTGGTGCTGGGGGTAGTCCTGGGAGCCCTAGCTGGGTATGTCGGTGGGATGGTTGACGCCTTGATCATGCGGTTGATGGACCTGATCCTCGCCTTCCCCTCAACCCTGTTGGCTATTGCCATCGTCGCCACCCTGGGACCGGGGGTGGTCAATGCTCTGTTAGCTATTGCCATTGTCCGGATTCCCCAGATGTCCCGGGTCACTCGGGGAATGGTGTTGAGTCTCAAGGAAGAGGAGTTTGTGCAGGCAGCTAGGGCCCTTGGGTTTACCCATGTCAGGATCCTGTTCCGGCACATTCTGATCAACGGCTTTGCACCGATTCTAGTAATTGCAACCTTGAGTATGGGTACGGCCATTACCGTCGAAGCTTCCCTGAGCTTTCTCGGTTTGGGCGCGCAACCGCCCATTATTAGCTGGGGAAGAATGTTGGCCTTGGGCCGGGAGTCCATTCGGACTGCTCCCCATATGACTTTGTATCCTGGATTAGCGATTGCTCTCACAGTCCTTGGCTTTAACCTGTTGGGTGATGGCCTACGGGACGTCTTTGACCCGCAATTGCGTGGTCGGTAG
- a CDS encoding DUF378 domain-containing protein yields MQGLRTVSLILTIIGALNWGLIGLFNWNLVEAIFGGSVAMPSMLSRIIYSLVGLSGLYLLLTMGELTRVREE; encoded by the coding sequence ATGCAAGGACTAAGAACAGTCAGCCTCATTCTAACCATCATTGGTGCCCTCAACTGGGGATTGATTGGGCTCTTTAACTGGAATTTAGTGGAGGCGATTTTTGGCGGCAGTGTAGCGATGCCCAGCATGCTCAGTCGAATCATCTACAGTCTGGTGGGGTTATCGGGGCTGTATCTGTTACTGACGATGGGCGAATTGACTCGAGTCCGAGAGGAATAG
- a CDS encoding macro domain-containing protein has product MIRVLIGAGEIVLLESREADPDQARGLVVECTLGDIARQGDCDAVVNAANAWLRPGSGVAGALHKAAGPELAQECLPLAPIRPGEGVITKGYRLPNRYVIHCLGPVYGQDHPAEELLASCYVNSLQLAEEYRCRSIAFPAISTGIFGYPMEEGARVALQRVVSQAPRLQAVKKIRFVLYDHSAFEVHAQVLEQLAKKGKFSSKPKSLQ; this is encoded by the coding sequence ATGATTCGGGTACTGATTGGCGCTGGCGAGATAGTTTTGTTGGAGAGTCGGGAGGCGGATCCGGATCAGGCCCGCGGCCTTGTGGTGGAGTGTACTCTCGGGGATATCGCAAGGCAAGGGGATTGCGACGCCGTTGTCAATGCCGCCAATGCCTGGCTGCGCCCCGGTAGTGGAGTTGCCGGAGCGCTGCACAAGGCCGCGGGCCCAGAATTGGCTCAGGAATGCCTCCCTCTGGCTCCTATCCGTCCTGGAGAAGGGGTAATTACCAAGGGGTATCGGCTGCCCAATCGCTATGTCATTCATTGTTTGGGGCCGGTGTATGGCCAGGACCACCCAGCAGAGGAGCTTCTGGCCAGCTGCTATGTCAACAGCCTGCAGCTGGCGGAGGAATATCGGTGTCGGAGTATTGCCTTTCCGGCAATTTCAACGGGCATCTTCGGCTATCCCATGGAAGAAGGGGCCAGAGTTGCTCTGCAAAGGGTGGTGAGCCAGGCCCCCCGGCTGCAGGCGGTAAAGAAAATCCGCTTTGTTCTGTATGATCACTCCGCCTTCGAGGTTCATGCTCAGGTCCTTGAGCAGCTTGCCAAAAAAGGAAAATTTTCCTCTAAACCGAAGTCCTTGCAGTGA
- a CDS encoding methyl-accepting chemotaxis protein, whose protein sequence is MDEIVSLYEARSQGKASLQLKAQLAIAAANVILVVFGWFFIGRTVAKPLRDLVESADAVASGDLSVTITATGKDEVAQLAQAFHRMAESLRSILQTLSDSAEELAASTEELAAAANETGSMAQQIAHSTEEANRLARDLESGAEAMERGAQRAIELASLGDRAMDEAVVKAETAQAVVKDAVAKIDSLNEKAKGIGQAVDVISTIAEQTNLLALNAAIEAARAGEQGRGFAVVAGEIRALAEESQSAAKEIAQLIFEVTSQMTEVVEAVNNSGQTVQDEAELVSAARSQFVEINAAVSQMTTLISQVADIAQTLRLSSHEVATSSHEQSGTIEEVAATADTISAMAQSLTRLTTQFQL, encoded by the coding sequence ATGGACGAGATTGTGTCGCTGTACGAGGCCCGTAGTCAAGGAAAGGCTAGTCTGCAGCTAAAGGCTCAACTGGCCATCGCAGCGGCCAACGTTATTCTCGTTGTCTTCGGATGGTTCTTCATCGGAAGGACGGTTGCTAAACCCTTGAGGGATTTGGTGGAGTCTGCCGATGCAGTTGCCTCCGGTGACCTATCGGTGACCATAACAGCAACGGGCAAAGACGAGGTTGCTCAGTTGGCCCAGGCCTTTCACCGGATGGCCGAATCCTTGCGGTCGATTTTGCAGACCCTCTCAGATTCCGCCGAAGAACTGGCAGCCAGTACAGAGGAATTGGCCGCGGCAGCCAATGAAACGGGTTCGATGGCTCAGCAGATAGCTCACTCCACCGAAGAAGCCAACAGGCTGGCGAGGGATTTAGAGTCCGGGGCCGAGGCAATGGAGAGGGGCGCACAGCGGGCCATTGAGCTGGCATCCCTGGGAGATCGGGCAATGGATGAAGCCGTTGTCAAGGCCGAGACGGCCCAGGCTGTGGTTAAGGACGCCGTGGCTAAGATCGATAGCCTAAATGAGAAGGCTAAGGGGATCGGCCAAGCGGTGGATGTGATTTCCACGATTGCGGAACAGACCAACCTGTTAGCTCTCAATGCCGCCATTGAGGCCGCCCGGGCAGGAGAGCAGGGGAGGGGCTTTGCCGTGGTGGCCGGGGAGATTCGCGCCTTGGCTGAAGAGTCCCAGTCCGCGGCTAAGGAGATTGCCCAGCTGATCTTCGAGGTAACGAGTCAGATGACAGAAGTGGTGGAAGCGGTTAATAACAGCGGTCAGACTGTCCAGGACGAGGCTGAATTAGTGTCTGCCGCTAGGTCACAGTTTGTTGAAATCAATGCCGCCGTATCCCAAATGACAACTCTAATCTCTCAAGTAGCTGATATCGCTCAGACCTTGAGGCTCAGCAGTCACGAAGTAGCCACGTCCTCCCATGAACAGTCTGGCACTATCGAAGAAGTGGCGGCCACCGCGGACACCATCTCTGCCATGGCCCAGAGTTTAACCAGACTCACGACTCAATTCCAGTTGTAA
- a CDS encoding helix-turn-helix transcriptional regulator: MRSEGLNKVFEETAERFYACTYLPIAAFTSDGKFLYGVGLTGELTKTLEDTVYDLAWAQLPTQPLCDRKREGCRKKRGSRCACHHTTLSVPKVGEFAARYLCPGNPALGLFILGPYTTQRSQATAMVTYRPADCVPHLMVLLGRIYKGVREQLRDSDCYSFHVQRAVEYILSNYQGNITLEFLSDYLGINKSYLSTLFKQETGQTFSQFLNSVRVEQSKKHLQEKDTSILDVALTVGFSNQNYYGTIFKRLTGMTPSEYRIAGEV; the protein is encoded by the coding sequence TTGAGAAGTGAAGGGCTCAACAAGGTTTTTGAGGAAACGGCGGAGCGATTTTATGCCTGTACATACTTGCCCATTGCAGCCTTCACCAGCGATGGAAAGTTTCTTTATGGGGTGGGGTTGACCGGTGAACTGACCAAAACCCTGGAGGACACAGTCTACGATTTAGCCTGGGCACAACTGCCGACTCAACCCCTGTGTGACCGAAAGAGAGAAGGCTGCCGGAAGAAGCGGGGCTCCCGCTGCGCCTGCCACCACACCACCCTCTCGGTTCCCAAGGTTGGTGAGTTTGCCGCCCGGTACCTCTGCCCCGGCAATCCGGCACTGGGTCTGTTTATTCTTGGCCCCTATACAACGCAACGGTCCCAGGCTACGGCAATGGTGACCTACCGGCCCGCTGACTGTGTTCCCCATCTAATGGTTTTGCTAGGCCGGATTTACAAAGGGGTCAGAGAACAGCTAAGGGATAGCGATTGCTACAGCTTTCATGTGCAGCGGGCTGTGGAATACATCCTCAGCAATTATCAGGGGAACATCACCTTGGAGTTCCTGTCCGACTATCTAGGGATTAATAAGTCCTATCTCAGCACACTGTTCAAGCAGGAGACCGGGCAGACTTTCTCCCAGTTTCTCAATTCCGTTCGGGTAGAACAAAGCAAAAAACACCTACAGGAGAAGGATACCTCCATCTTGGATGTGGCCTTGACCGTTGGTTTTAGCAACCAAAATTACTACGGAACTATCTTTAAAAGGCTCACCGGCATGACCCCCAGCGAGTATCGAATAGCTGGCGAGGTGTAG
- a CDS encoding ABC transporter permease — MLSYILKRALQLIPLLIGISILVFLLVHLAPGDPIRMLLGEEATEEDVARLNRVYGFDRPLHEQYLRWLKNALRGDFGESIRQGVPVFQLIGERLGATLELAFFSVLIGVLLGVPLGVLAAVKRNTIIDYGSMIFALLGVSMPGFWIGLVLLSYVSINVDWLPLFGREGSLFPGIWTLLTRFDARELLTGLRYLLVPSLSLGTSMMAIITRLTRSNMLEVMGRDYIRTARAKGLHSRTVVLRHGLRNALLPVITVVGIQFGGMLGGAVVTETVFAWPGVGRLIVNSISQRDFPIIQGGVLMMAVIFALVNLLVDLSYAWLNPRIRYE; from the coding sequence TTGCTTAGTTATATTCTCAAGCGCGCACTACAACTAATTCCCTTACTAATTGGCATCTCCATTCTGGTATTTCTCTTGGTGCACCTGGCTCCCGGAGATCCGATTCGGATGCTGTTGGGAGAGGAGGCCACCGAGGAAGATGTGGCCCGTCTAAACAGAGTGTATGGGTTTGATCGCCCATTACACGAACAATACCTCCGGTGGCTGAAGAATGCACTGCGGGGAGACTTTGGTGAGTCAATTAGACAAGGGGTTCCAGTGTTCCAACTCATTGGCGAGCGGTTGGGGGCTACTTTAGAGCTAGCCTTTTTTTCCGTCCTAATCGGGGTATTGTTAGGAGTGCCCTTGGGCGTTTTAGCAGCCGTCAAGCGGAACACTATCATCGACTATGGCAGCATGATCTTCGCACTCTTAGGGGTTTCCATGCCCGGGTTCTGGATTGGACTGGTGTTGCTGTCTTATGTGAGCATTAATGTCGATTGGTTACCGTTGTTTGGTCGCGAGGGGTCGCTGTTTCCCGGGATTTGGACGTTGCTGACTCGTTTTGATGCCAGGGAATTGCTTACCGGACTGCGCTATTTACTGGTACCCTCTTTGTCACTGGGAACATCGATGATGGCGATTATCACGAGATTGACCCGATCCAATATGTTAGAGGTCATGGGTCGCGACTATATTCGCACCGCCAGGGCTAAGGGATTGCATTCCCGTACGGTGGTACTGAGGCATGGGCTGCGTAATGCTCTCTTGCCGGTAATCACCGTTGTTGGAATTCAATTCGGGGGAATGTTGGGTGGAGCAGTAGTTACCGAGACGGTTTTTGCTTGGCCGGGAGTAGGTAGACTCATCGTTAACTCTATCTCCCAACGGGACTTCCCAATTATTCAAGGCGGAGTCCTGATGATGGCGGTTATTTTTGCCTTGGTGAACCTGCTCGTGGATCTAAGCTATGCCTGGCTTAATCCCAGAATTCGTTATGAATAG
- a CDS encoding MFS transporter, protein MNVASWQRRIKVLMWISYASLYLGRVNLAMILPAMERDLGWSTAQLGLVGGVFFWVYAFGQLINGHLGDRFSSKGIVLIGLVGTALMNLFAGFVSSFFLMVILWAINGCFQSMGWGPIVKMTSNWFSENERGQMTGILGTSSVGGFMLSWFLASRIIARYPDQWRLVLWIPSVLLMVMAILWAILAKDRPEDLGFAPINPVSKVEPPKESIGVILKENFAFFGNFTLLLLAVASSLQGMVKEGINLWAPTLLMQAHHLPAADATSYALWIPPLGFFGVLLAGKLSQRAGGNESRTIVGMYIVVGIVSLVGAWLIKLPYFALTVLTVAICSGLIYGINALLMVSIPLRFQSVGKESTVAGFMDFASYVGSGLTGVVTGALLQYWDWSRILVLWGIVCGLGAVIVNMSKLESLAARRESGAAELAEQ, encoded by the coding sequence ATGAACGTAGCTAGTTGGCAGCGGCGGATCAAGGTCTTGATGTGGATATCCTATGCTAGTTTGTACCTTGGGCGAGTGAATCTAGCGATGATCCTGCCGGCAATGGAAAGGGACTTGGGGTGGAGTACTGCTCAATTGGGGCTGGTGGGTGGGGTATTCTTTTGGGTGTATGCCTTTGGGCAGCTAATTAACGGCCACTTGGGGGATCGGTTCTCCAGCAAGGGAATAGTCTTGATTGGGCTGGTTGGTACAGCCTTGATGAACTTGTTTGCTGGTTTTGTTTCGTCTTTTTTCTTGATGGTGATCCTTTGGGCAATTAATGGCTGTTTTCAGTCCATGGGCTGGGGACCGATAGTCAAAATGACCTCTAACTGGTTCTCGGAGAACGAACGGGGTCAGATGACCGGTATCCTTGGTACATCCTCGGTAGGTGGGTTTATGCTGTCGTGGTTTTTGGCCAGTAGAATCATCGCCAGATACCCAGACCAGTGGAGGCTGGTCCTTTGGATCCCATCGGTGTTATTAATGGTGATGGCGATCCTTTGGGCAATTCTAGCCAAGGACCGGCCGGAGGATCTGGGGTTTGCCCCGATCAATCCTGTGTCTAAGGTAGAGCCGCCGAAGGAATCCATTGGGGTAATACTGAAGGAGAACTTCGCGTTTTTCGGAAACTTCACCTTGCTTCTATTGGCTGTTGCCAGCAGCTTACAGGGGATGGTCAAAGAGGGGATCAACCTCTGGGCGCCAACTTTGCTGATGCAGGCCCATCATCTGCCCGCCGCTGATGCTACCTCCTACGCTCTATGGATTCCGCCCTTAGGATTCTTCGGGGTGCTGCTAGCCGGGAAACTAAGTCAGAGAGCTGGAGGAAATGAGTCCCGGACCATAGTGGGGATGTACATTGTCGTTGGGATTGTCTCTCTGGTGGGGGCGTGGCTGATCAAATTACCGTACTTTGCCTTGACCGTCTTAACGGTGGCCATTTGTTCCGGACTGATCTACGGGATAAACGCTTTGTTAATGGTCTCTATTCCCCTTCGCTTTCAGTCTGTCGGTAAGGAGTCTACCGTGGCTGGATTCATGGACTTTGCTTCCTATGTTGGCTCTGGCCTGACGGGAGTTGTTACGGGAGCTTTGTTGCAGTATTGGGATTGGAGTCGAATCCTGGTCCTGTGGGGAATTGTCTGTGGGCTCGGGGCAGTTATCGTTAATATGAGTAAGCTAGAGAGCTTGGCAGCAAGGCGGGAATCAGGGGCTGCTGAACTGGCTGAGCAGTAG
- a CDS encoding siderophore ABC transporter substrate-binding protein: protein MANVKSQGRGQGWLVKALVLSVIALVGLLANPAAYAQSNTVTVMHELGEAVVTMNPKTVVVFDYATLDSLDEMGIEVTGLPKSSLPPYLSKFKDSKYVDVGTLFEPNFERIYELQPDVIFISTRQASQYAELQRIAPTVYLAVEPNDYLGSVTKNLRILGDIFGKEEFIAQEVNQLQQAFQSLRQQVDATGSNALLIMANDGALSAYGPGSRFGVVHQEMGFPPADPKIEVATHGQNIAFEYLISVDPDYLLVIDRAATVGGSISAKQVLDNPLVRMTSAYKNDRILYLNSQVWYVASGGLTATKLMLADIEGALGK, encoded by the coding sequence ATGGCTAATGTTAAATCTCAGGGACGAGGACAAGGATGGTTGGTCAAAGCTCTAGTTTTGTCGGTGATAGCTCTAGTTGGTCTATTGGCAAACCCGGCAGCCTATGCGCAAAGCAACACCGTTACCGTTATGCATGAACTGGGGGAAGCGGTGGTCACCATGAATCCCAAGACCGTAGTCGTCTTTGATTATGCTACCTTGGACTCCCTCGATGAGATGGGGATAGAGGTCACGGGGCTGCCTAAGTCCAGCCTGCCGCCTTACTTAAGCAAGTTCAAGGATAGCAAGTATGTCGATGTCGGAACCCTCTTTGAACCTAATTTCGAAAGGATCTATGAGCTGCAACCGGATGTGATTTTTATCTCCACCCGGCAGGCCTCACAGTATGCTGAATTGCAGCGAATTGCGCCCACCGTCTACTTGGCCGTTGAACCCAATGACTACCTGGGCTCCGTGACCAAGAATCTGAGGATCCTAGGCGACATTTTTGGAAAAGAGGAGTTCATAGCCCAAGAGGTGAATCAACTTCAGCAAGCCTTTCAGTCCCTGCGCCAGCAAGTTGATGCCACCGGCAGCAACGCTTTGCTGATTATGGCCAACGACGGTGCTCTCAGCGCCTATGGACCGGGCTCTCGTTTTGGAGTGGTGCATCAGGAGATGGGTTTTCCTCCGGCAGACCCCAAAATCGAAGTTGCTACCCACGGGCAGAACATCGCCTTTGAATATCTAATCTCTGTGGATCCCGATTACCTCTTGGTAATCGACCGTGCCGCCACCGTCGGCGGCAGTATCTCGGCAAAACAGGTGCTAGACAATCCCTTGGTTCGTATGACCAGCGCCTACAAAAACGACCGCATCCTCTACCTCAACTCTCAGGTCTGGTATGTCGCCTCAGGAGGGTTGACGGCGACTAAGCTAATGCTGGCGGATATTGAAGGGGCGTTGGGTAAGTAG
- a CDS encoding iron chelate uptake ABC transporter family permease subunit, whose amino-acid sequence MGNRRKIVLLSVVALVLVILYLTIGLNSRNWEYALSRRIPNTIAIIATGAAIAFATTVFQTVTNNRVLTPGVMGLDSLYLVIQTAIVFAFGSTSLVVVNRQLNFLLAVGGMVVFALLLYNLLFKRESTDIYFVLLVGLIVGTLFQSGASFMQMVIDPNEFLVLQNRMFASFNNVNTDILLIALVAMGVVLLYSRRYFAVLDVLALGRDQAINLGVEYEGIVRRMLIVVAVLMAVSTGLVGPITFLGLLVTNLAREFLSTYEHKYLVLGSVLVAVIALVGGQLLAERVFNFVTPISVLINLAGGLYFIYLLLKEHQL is encoded by the coding sequence ATGGGTAATCGACGGAAAATCGTATTGTTGTCTGTAGTCGCCCTAGTTCTCGTAATCCTGTATCTCACCATTGGTCTCAACAGTCGCAACTGGGAGTATGCCCTGTCTCGGCGGATTCCCAATACCATCGCCATTATTGCCACCGGTGCCGCCATTGCCTTTGCTACGACGGTATTTCAAACGGTGACTAACAATCGGGTCCTAACTCCAGGGGTCATGGGGCTTGATTCCTTGTATCTTGTGATTCAGACGGCCATTGTCTTTGCCTTTGGGTCCACCAGTTTAGTTGTTGTCAATCGCCAGCTGAATTTCCTCCTGGCGGTGGGCGGTATGGTGGTCTTTGCTCTGCTGCTGTATAACCTGTTGTTCAAACGGGAATCCACGGATATCTACTTTGTCCTTTTGGTGGGGTTAATCGTGGGTACCCTCTTTCAAAGTGGGGCTTCCTTTATGCAGATGGTGATTGACCCCAATGAGTTTCTGGTCCTACAGAATCGGATGTTTGCCAGCTTTAACAACGTCAACACTGATATCCTGCTGATTGCCCTTGTGGCCATGGGTGTGGTGCTGTTGTATTCCCGCCGCTACTTCGCCGTTTTGGACGTCTTGGCTCTGGGACGGGACCAGGCCATTAATCTCGGCGTTGAGTATGAGGGCATTGTCCGGCGGATGTTGATTGTAGTTGCGGTCTTGATGGCGGTCTCCACGGGACTCGTTGGTCCCATCACCTTCCTGGGGCTGTTGGTGACCAACCTGGCCAGGGAGTTCCTGTCTACCTACGAGCACAAGTATCTCGTTCTTGGGTCAGTGCTGGTGGCGGTCATCGCCTTGGTGGGTGGTCAGCTGTTGGCGGAAAGGGTCTTTAACTTTGTCACTCCCATTAGCGTGCTGATCAACCTCGCTGGTGGCTTGTACTTTATCTATCTACTTCTAAAGGAGCATCAACTATGA